A window from Megasphaera vaginalis (ex Bordigoni et al. 2020) encodes these proteins:
- a CDS encoding DUF445 domain-containing protein has translation MTYRQRADGILALSFLCFLLVFWWWYTAAESTAVNLVFFVVQSALIGSIADWFAVTALFEKPLGFPWHTELVHRHRNQIIDGMTTIVSEKLLQPQMWQDKLYSISFIDRIIAWLETPSGREKFRALLYEAAQKVYLYAKEDTSKRMMVDNIRRYLKRQPLVSLLQDRIIAMLENPESELLGDTIGLLKECVQSKEFENILMQMLNEWIDESKSAPQLLVSLHRFTGMIDTRKMAIDIKKGLVTWLDRWEHAGSKERQWLCRKLEIQMYSMNGQLTYTVEKWQDQFVDSLPIEAWVTATQRSGQAYFTTGVEGKEKLQNVLEAQFKHYLAYCRDYPEIKQWLNEQIRRACEIILAHEHALIGVAVRDVLSGFDKKKFNQFLESKVGEDLAWIRINGALVGGTIGLFVFLFFTFMYTPVAVPLLRSLFL, from the coding sequence ATGACATATCGTCAGCGTGCCGATGGCATTTTGGCCTTGTCTTTCCTCTGCTTTCTTCTCGTCTTCTGGTGGTGGTATACGGCGGCGGAGTCAACAGCGGTAAACTTGGTGTTTTTTGTCGTTCAATCCGCGCTTATCGGCAGCATTGCCGACTGGTTCGCCGTGACGGCGCTTTTTGAAAAGCCCTTGGGCTTTCCCTGGCACACGGAGTTGGTACATCGTCATCGCAATCAGATCATCGACGGCATGACGACCATCGTTTCCGAGAAGCTGTTGCAGCCGCAAATGTGGCAGGATAAGCTGTATTCGATTTCTTTTATCGACCGCATCATCGCTTGGCTGGAAACGCCTTCAGGCCGTGAAAAATTCCGCGCCCTGCTGTATGAAGCGGCACAAAAAGTGTATTTGTACGCGAAAGAAGATACTTCAAAGCGCATGATGGTGGATAATATCCGGCGATATCTGAAACGGCAGCCGCTGGTCAGCCTCCTGCAGGACCGCATCATCGCCATGCTGGAGAATCCGGAGAGCGAACTGCTCGGCGATACGATCGGCTTGCTGAAAGAATGCGTGCAGTCGAAAGAGTTCGAAAATATTCTGATGCAGATGCTGAACGAATGGATCGATGAATCGAAGAGTGCGCCGCAGTTACTGGTTTCTCTTCACCGCTTTACGGGTATGATTGATACGCGGAAAATGGCGATTGACATCAAAAAAGGGCTGGTTACGTGGCTGGATCGTTGGGAACATGCAGGCAGCAAAGAACGGCAGTGGCTTTGCCGCAAATTGGAAATCCAGATGTACTCCATGAACGGCCAGCTGACTTATACGGTTGAAAAATGGCAGGACCAGTTTGTCGACTCGCTGCCCATTGAAGCATGGGTAACGGCGACGCAGCGTTCGGGACAGGCTTACTTTACGACTGGCGTAGAAGGCAAAGAGAAGCTGCAGAATGTGCTGGAAGCGCAATTTAAACATTATCTGGCATATTGCCGCGACTATCCGGAAATCAAGCAATGGCTGAATGAACAGATACGCCGCGCCTGTGAGATCATCCTGGCACATGAGCATGCGCTGATCGGGGTGGCTGTCCGTGACGTTCTTTCCGGCTTCGATAAAAAGAAATTCAATCAATTTCTGGAAAGCAAGGTCGGAGAAGACCTCGCCTGGATCCGCATTAACGGCGCGTTGGTCGGCGGCACGATCGGTCTTTTCGTGTTTCTTTTCTTTACGTTTATGTATACTCCCGTGGCGGTACCGTTATTGCGCAGTCTCTTTTTGTAG
- a CDS encoding gamma-glutamyl-gamma-aminobutyrate hydrolase family protein, translating into MTRPIIGVSGSCWADTYGNRLSYADEAYLQALTDNGATPIILPYTMNGEAAVGAMSHIDGLLLTGGHDLYPLNYGEEPLPKIGALWPERDQFDLLLLRTAEEHALPIMGICRGMQVINVCYGGTLWQDLSYDESCCLKHDQDDKENPTLPLHTITIEADSRLARIIKKTEWITNSRHHQAVKTVGSRLRAVAKTKDGVIEALEGIDFPYLAAYQFHPEDMAKQNYFAKLLFRDFINACSGGIYQQ; encoded by the coding sequence ATGACCAGACCTATAATAGGCGTTTCCGGCAGCTGTTGGGCCGATACCTACGGCAATCGCCTCTCTTATGCAGATGAAGCTTACTTGCAAGCGCTTACCGATAACGGCGCCACGCCGATCATCTTGCCCTATACGATGAACGGAGAAGCTGCCGTCGGCGCAATGAGCCATATCGACGGCCTGCTCCTCACCGGTGGTCACGACCTGTATCCCTTAAACTACGGAGAAGAGCCGCTGCCGAAAATCGGCGCACTCTGGCCTGAACGCGACCAATTCGATTTATTGCTTTTGCGAACCGCTGAAGAGCACGCCTTGCCGATAATGGGCATTTGCCGCGGGATGCAAGTAATCAACGTCTGTTACGGCGGCACGCTGTGGCAGGATCTGAGTTACGACGAAAGCTGCTGCCTCAAGCACGATCAGGACGACAAGGAAAATCCGACGCTGCCGCTCCATACGATCACGATTGAAGCCGATTCCCGTTTGGCCAGGATAATAAAAAAGACGGAGTGGATCACAAACTCTCGTCATCATCAGGCAGTCAAGACCGTCGGCAGCCGGCTCCGCGCCGTTGCCAAAACAAAAGACGGCGTTATTGAAGCCTTGGAAGGCATCGATTTCCCCTACCTTGCAGCGTACCAGTTTCATCCGGAAGACATGGCGAAACAGAATTATTTCGCCAAGCTTCTTTTCCGGGACTTTATAAATGCCTGCAGCGGCGGCATTTATCAGCAGTAA
- a CDS encoding FAD-binding oxidoreductase, which translates to MGTYQRLTAEHIECLTHIVGAGYVYATAEKRLPYDRDEGADDGFARLPDAVVLPGSATEIAAIMRWANRERIPVVPRGAGTGLEAGAVVNRYGGIVLSTERLNHMIEFDAERLYAVVEPAVRTAVLQAEAKKRGLLYAGDPCSGDSCFIGGNGATNAGGNRAVKYGTTRDQIYSIEVVTPQGDITTLGGRLKKVTTGYPLEKIVIGSEGTLGIITKLTVKLLPLPPYSAHILAVFPDAATALSVVTAFSGAGIEPTCLEFMDNDCVRIVEKFLGEKQPYSDVGNYMIMQVDSKQEILLDETCLEIDACCRELGAIDVFVADADRIWRARKNFSEASGSEGPVAMEDFVVPPDCLAALLTRLKQIAADTGLSFRGVSHAGDGNLHLDVLRKELDDALWRERLSAFETQACNVVYELGGKLSGEHGIGECRKTLMKAYTDPVELELMKALKKAWDPNLILNPGKIFDVE; encoded by the coding sequence ATGGGAACGTATCAACGCCTTACGGCGGAACATATCGAGTGTTTAACGCATATCGTCGGCGCCGGTTATGTCTATGCGACAGCGGAAAAACGGCTGCCTTACGACAGGGACGAAGGTGCGGATGACGGCTTTGCGCGTCTTCCGGACGCCGTCGTTTTGCCCGGAAGCGCCACGGAAATTGCCGCTATCATGCGATGGGCCAATCGGGAACGGATTCCTGTCGTGCCGCGCGGAGCCGGTACGGGTCTTGAAGCGGGGGCCGTTGTCAACAGATATGGTGGTATCGTCTTATCGACGGAGCGGCTGAATCATATGATCGAATTCGACGCCGAGCGGCTGTATGCCGTTGTAGAGCCTGCCGTACGGACGGCGGTGCTGCAAGCGGAAGCAAAGAAGCGCGGCCTCCTTTATGCCGGAGACCCCTGCAGCGGCGACAGCTGCTTTATCGGCGGCAACGGTGCGACTAATGCCGGCGGCAACAGAGCCGTCAAATACGGTACGACGCGCGATCAGATTTACAGCATTGAAGTTGTCACTCCGCAAGGAGACATTACGACCTTAGGCGGCCGCCTGAAAAAAGTAACGACAGGATATCCGTTGGAAAAAATCGTCATCGGTTCGGAAGGTACCTTGGGAATTATTACTAAACTGACCGTAAAGCTCTTGCCGCTGCCGCCGTACAGCGCCCATATTCTCGCCGTTTTTCCTGATGCGGCAACGGCGCTGTCTGTCGTGACCGCATTCTCGGGAGCCGGGATCGAGCCGACTTGTCTGGAGTTTATGGACAATGATTGTGTCCGTATTGTTGAAAAATTTCTTGGCGAAAAACAACCCTATTCCGATGTAGGCAATTATATGATCATGCAAGTTGACAGTAAACAGGAAATACTGTTAGATGAGACTTGTCTGGAAATTGACGCCTGCTGCAGGGAACTTGGCGCTATCGACGTCTTTGTAGCCGATGCCGACAGGATCTGGCGGGCGCGAAAAAACTTTTCCGAGGCGTCGGGCTCGGAGGGACCGGTGGCTATGGAGGATTTTGTCGTGCCGCCGGACTGTTTGGCCGCTTTGCTGACACGGTTGAAGCAAATTGCTGCCGACACGGGACTGTCTTTTCGCGGCGTCAGTCATGCCGGCGACGGCAATCTTCATTTAGACGTGCTGCGCAAAGAACTGGACGATGCGCTGTGGCGGGAACGGCTGTCCGCTTTCGAAACGCAGGCTTGCAACGTCGTATATGAGTTGGGCGGCAAGCTGTCCGGTGAACACGGTATTGGTGAATGCCGTAAGACCCTGATGAAGGCCTATACCGATCCGGTGGAACTCGAATTGATGAAGGCTCTGAAAAAAGCATGGGATCCGAATTTGATCCTCAATCCGGGGAAGATATTTGATGTCGAGTGA
- a CDS encoding 4Fe-4S cluster-binding domain-containing protein: protein MTFLSQQTTPCNDCPRRCNSARPYTDGRTTPRAGFCRSPLQPVVARAALHFWEEPCISGSRGSGTVFFSGCNLHCVFCQNAQISQNCHGVAVSTERLKEIYGELIAQGAHNINLVTASHFIRAVCESLAEPLPVPVVYNCGGYERLAAIEKLRGKVQIYLPDFKYSTAEPAKRYSNAADYPAIATAAIRAMYDQVGPYELDADGILQKGVVIRHLILPGQLENTKGVIDWVAKTFSEGQVLFSLMRQYIPCGDAATFPEINRRLTKEEYRKAEQYLFDSGIEDGFVQEADSASDDFIPAFDGTGVIKK from the coding sequence ATGACTTTTTTGTCACAGCAAACCACCCCCTGCAATGACTGCCCCCGCCGCTGCAACAGCGCGCGGCCGTATACCGACGGCCGTACGACACCGCGTGCCGGCTTTTGCCGCAGTCCGCTGCAACCGGTCGTAGCCAGAGCGGCGTTGCACTTTTGGGAGGAACCGTGCATCAGCGGCAGCCGCGGTTCCGGTACCGTCTTTTTTTCGGGCTGCAATCTACACTGCGTCTTTTGTCAAAACGCCCAGATCAGTCAAAACTGTCACGGCGTTGCCGTTTCCACGGAAAGACTGAAAGAAATCTACGGGGAATTAATCGCACAAGGCGCACACAATATCAATCTCGTCACGGCAAGCCACTTTATCCGCGCCGTCTGCGAAAGTTTAGCAGAGCCGCTGCCGGTTCCTGTCGTCTATAACTGCGGCGGCTACGAAAGGTTGGCTGCCATTGAAAAATTGCGCGGCAAAGTACAAATCTATCTGCCCGATTTTAAATACAGCACCGCCGAACCGGCAAAGCGCTACAGTAACGCTGCAGATTATCCGGCAATAGCGACCGCCGCCATTCGCGCAATGTATGACCAAGTCGGTCCCTACGAACTGGATGCAGACGGCATCTTACAAAAAGGCGTCGTCATTCGCCATCTTATCCTGCCGGGACAACTGGAAAACACCAAGGGCGTCATTGACTGGGTAGCAAAAACGTTCTCGGAAGGACAGGTTCTGTTCAGCTTGATGCGGCAATATATCCCCTGCGGCGACGCTGCGACTTTCCCGGAAATCAATCGTCGCCTGACGAAGGAAGAGTATCGGAAAGCGGAGCAATATCTCTTTGACAGCGGCATTGAAGACGGCTTTGTACAAGAAGCAGACAGTGCCAGCGACGATTTCATCCCCGCCTTTGACGGTACCGGCGTGATAAAAAAGTAG
- a CDS encoding carbon starvation protein A, whose protein sequence is MNGLFLVIISALIFVLAYRFYGAFIAAKVLTVNQYKVTPAFRFEDGHDYVPTNKYVVFGHHFAAIAGAGPLVGPVIAAQFGYLPGALWIIIGGVLAGAVHDMVILFCSMRYDGKSIAEIAKAQISDGVGLATSFAVLFLNILAMAGMAVVIVNALHDSPWGTFTIGMTIPIAIFIGIYMQYLRPGKIREGTIIGVALTLLAVVLGPSVAASPTLAPLFTISAKGIGISLIIYGFVAAAIPVWLLLAPRDYLSTYMKIGTIGALALGIIIVGPMVQMPAVTQFVSGGGPVITGPVLPYIFITIACGAISGFHAMISTGTTPKMLMNERSILPVGYGAMITESFVGMMALIAATSLVPNDYFAINSTAQNFAALNIPVVDLPSLSQMVGENVAHRPGGAVSLAVGMAFIFSNIPGLDHLMNYWYHFCIMFEALFIMTILDAGTRVGRYMLQELVGRVWPKFADPHWTPGALIASAVISGAWGYIVLQGNLSTIWPIFGVSNQLLAIITLAISSVVICSMGKARFVWVTGLPWAFLTVVIFWADYLNMFNIYLPKGEWLLFSVSAIMAILVIIVSIGSLRKCLELAKTVPASYLTSADVEADELKRLKELEATDPIARRFEEQTIQNH, encoded by the coding sequence ATGAACGGTTTGTTTCTTGTTATTATTTCTGCCTTGATCTTCGTGCTGGCATACCGCTTCTATGGCGCATTCATCGCTGCCAAGGTATTGACGGTAAACCAATACAAGGTCACGCCGGCCTTCCGCTTTGAAGACGGTCATGACTACGTACCGACGAATAAATACGTCGTTTTCGGCCACCACTTCGCAGCTATCGCCGGCGCAGGTCCCCTCGTCGGACCTGTCATTGCCGCCCAATTCGGTTATTTGCCGGGCGCGTTATGGATCATTATCGGCGGCGTCCTCGCCGGTGCGGTTCATGATATGGTCATCCTTTTCTGTTCCATGCGTTATGACGGCAAGTCCATTGCCGAAATCGCCAAGGCGCAGATCAGCGACGGTGTCGGACTGGCCACCTCTTTCGCTGTCCTGTTCCTGAATATCCTCGCTATGGCGGGGATGGCCGTCGTTATCGTCAATGCGCTGCATGACAGCCCTTGGGGAACGTTTACGATCGGCATGACGATTCCTATCGCCATTTTCATCGGTATCTACATGCAGTATCTTCGTCCCGGCAAAATTCGGGAAGGCACCATCATCGGTGTTGCCCTGACCCTTCTTGCCGTCGTCCTCGGTCCTTCCGTTGCCGCTTCGCCGACTTTGGCGCCGCTCTTTACGATCAGCGCAAAGGGCATCGGTATTTCTCTGATCATTTACGGCTTCGTTGCCGCGGCTATTCCGGTCTGGCTTTTACTCGCACCGCGTGACTATTTATCGACGTACATGAAAATCGGTACGATCGGGGCTTTGGCACTCGGCATCATCATTGTCGGTCCGATGGTGCAGATGCCTGCTGTAACCCAATTCGTATCCGGCGGCGGCCCGGTCATCACCGGTCCGGTTCTGCCGTACATCTTCATCACCATTGCCTGCGGCGCCATCTCCGGTTTCCACGCCATGATCAGCACCGGTACGACACCGAAGATGCTGATGAACGAACGCTCCATTCTTCCTGTCGGTTACGGCGCTATGATTACGGAATCCTTCGTCGGCATGATGGCCCTGATTGCCGCCACCAGCCTGGTTCCGAACGATTACTTTGCGATCAACTCGACGGCACAGAACTTCGCCGCCCTGAATATTCCCGTTGTCGATCTGCCTTCACTGAGCCAAATGGTCGGTGAAAATGTAGCGCACCGTCCGGGTGGCGCTGTATCGTTAGCTGTCGGCATGGCCTTCATCTTCTCCAACATTCCCGGCCTTGATCACCTGATGAACTACTGGTATCATTTCTGCATCATGTTTGAAGCCCTGTTCATCATGACGATTCTCGACGCCGGTACACGTGTCGGCCGGTACATGCTTCAGGAACTGGTCGGCCGCGTATGGCCGAAATTCGCCGATCCGCATTGGACACCGGGCGCCTTGATCGCATCGGCTGTCATCTCCGGCGCTTGGGGTTACATCGTACTGCAAGGTAATTTGTCCACAATCTGGCCTATTTTCGGTGTATCCAATCAGCTTCTGGCCATCATCACATTAGCCATTTCGTCCGTTGTCATTTGCAGCATGGGCAAAGCCCGTTTCGTCTGGGTTACAGGACTCCCCTGGGCGTTCCTAACGGTCGTCATTTTCTGGGCCGATTACCTGAACATGTTCAACATTTACTTGCCGAAAGGCGAATGGCTCCTTTTCAGTGTCTCCGCCATTATGGCGATTCTTGTCATCATCGTCAGCATCGGTTCTCTCCGCAAATGCCTTGAACTCGCCAAAACGGTTCCCGCCAGCTATCTTACCTCAGCTGACGTAGAAGCGGATGAATTGAAACGACTGAAAGAATTGGAAGCGACAGATCCTATCGCTCGCCGTTTCGAAGAACAGACGATTCAAAACCATTAA
- a CDS encoding thioredoxin family protein → MLFTVTKENFAAKVEQAEGPVLVEFSATWCSHCQQLRPLLDELDKKFDGRLPLALIDTDHDPELAQRLQVEFIPSLVVYKNGNHGALLTAPASLEAMEGWLQEQGVTE, encoded by the coding sequence ATGTTATTTACGGTGACAAAAGAAAATTTTGCAGCAAAGGTAGAACAGGCGGAAGGCCCGGTTCTCGTTGAATTTTCGGCAACCTGGTGCTCTCATTGCCAGCAGCTGCGGCCGCTTCTCGACGAGTTGGATAAGAAGTTCGACGGTCGCTTACCGCTCGCGTTAATTGATACCGATCATGATCCGGAACTGGCGCAGCGCCTTCAGGTCGAATTCATTCCGTCCCTGGTCGTCTATAAAAACGGCAACCACGGCGCATTGCTGACGGCGCCGGCTTCGTTGGAAGCGATGGAAGGATGGCTGCAGGAGCAGGGCGTAACGGAGTAA
- a CDS encoding nicotinate-nucleotide--dimethylbenzimidazole phosphoribosyltransferase, with translation MDSELAYLIGAIEPADAAAAAVCKKKMRSVDGDKRLAALATQLAGIRRTAAPAPLRKGVVIFAADHAVDGGENETKGRNSKADALEIASGRGAVNKIAHRIGAGVLLLDVGLEADLPESPGFQVLKVMHGSRFFGRQAAMTEDEMLDALFSGVQVAENLADEGYTAIALGNLGERALLSAFMVTAPFLSANLDLLRADTHAARQMKNLQGLWEKAGVDGRQPLRILQYFGAPDIAALTGVVLAAAKRRLAVVFDNAVTGAAVLTAGALCPHALDYVLPSAAYVEPVHRMQMRKLGMQPFLQTAAHADCAMGSVLGLSLLDAAVQLLTE, from the coding sequence ATGGACAGTGAATTGGCGTATTTGATCGGGGCGATCGAACCGGCTGACGCGGCGGCAGCGGCAGTTTGCAAAAAAAAGATGCGTTCCGTTGACGGCGACAAACGACTTGCGGCGCTGGCGACGCAGTTGGCCGGCATCAGACGAACGGCGGCGCCAGCGCCGCTGCGGAAAGGGGTCGTCATTTTTGCCGCCGATCATGCCGTAGACGGCGGTGAAAATGAAACGAAAGGAAGAAACAGTAAAGCCGACGCGTTGGAGATCGCTTCCGGCAGGGGGGCCGTCAATAAGATCGCCCATCGGATCGGGGCCGGAGTTCTTTTGCTGGACGTCGGTCTGGAAGCGGATCTGCCCGAATCACCGGGATTCCAGGTATTGAAAGTGATGCATGGCAGCCGCTTTTTCGGCAGGCAAGCGGCGATGACGGAAGATGAAATGCTCGATGCTTTGTTCAGCGGCGTTCAGGTGGCGGAAAATCTCGCTGATGAAGGGTATACCGCCATTGCCTTGGGCAATCTCGGTGAGCGCGCTCTGCTTTCGGCTTTTATGGTGACGGCGCCATTTTTGTCCGCCAATCTCGATTTGCTTCGGGCCGATACGCATGCGGCGCGGCAAATGAAAAATTTACAGGGGCTGTGGGAAAAAGCCGGTGTGGACGGGCGGCAACCGTTGCGCATTCTCCAGTACTTCGGCGCTCCTGATATCGCTGCGCTGACAGGTGTTGTTTTGGCGGCGGCAAAGCGTCGTCTGGCCGTTGTTTTCGATAACGCCGTTACCGGTGCGGCTGTGCTGACGGCAGGGGCTCTTTGTCCGCACGCCCTTGACTATGTTCTGCCGTCGGCGGCATATGTGGAACCGGTTCACCGCATGCAGATGCGGAAATTGGGAATGCAGCCGTTTTTGCAGACGGCGGCCCATGCGGATTGCGCTATGGGCTCGGTGTTGGGGCTGTCTCTTTTGGACGCCGCCGTGCAGTTGCTGACGGAATAG
- a CDS encoding LarC family nickel insertion protein, translating to MKSLYLDCFSGISGNMFVGMLLQCGVPFAAFKDAMASLGLTGYAMTCESVVKTGIQALYYDVILAAASEHRSHGCGEHHEPHTLPDADAAGGAPHGHHSHRGLKEIEEIIHAAPFSATIKMKSTAVFRELAGAEAKVHGTSPYEVHFHEVGAVDCILDIVGTIWCLDYLGIEQIGTSPLHVGSGFVRCAHGLMPVPAPATAELLTGLPYYSTTIKGELVTPTGAALVRTLAVYSGPRPKEFIHTAIAYGAGTKNLEIPNVLRGFVGECGALKP from the coding sequence ATGAAGTCATTGTATTTGGATTGTTTTTCAGGCATCAGCGGTAATATGTTTGTCGGTATGTTGCTGCAATGCGGCGTGCCTTTCGCGGCGTTTAAGGACGCCATGGCGTCTTTAGGGCTGACCGGCTACGCAATGACCTGTGAGTCCGTCGTGAAGACGGGTATCCAGGCCCTTTATTACGATGTGATTCTTGCCGCGGCGTCGGAACATCGTTCGCACGGTTGCGGCGAACACCACGAGCCGCACACTCTTCCGGATGCTGACGCCGCAGGCGGAGCGCCCCATGGACACCACAGCCATCGCGGGTTGAAAGAGATTGAAGAGATCATTCATGCCGCGCCTTTCTCCGCGACGATCAAGATGAAAAGCACGGCTGTTTTTCGGGAACTGGCCGGCGCGGAAGCCAAGGTGCACGGCACGTCTCCCTATGAAGTGCATTTTCATGAAGTCGGTGCCGTTGACTGTATTCTCGATATTGTCGGCACGATTTGGTGTCTTGATTATCTGGGGATCGAGCAGATCGGCACGTCGCCGCTTCATGTCGGCAGCGGCTTCGTTCGCTGTGCGCACGGCCTTATGCCGGTACCTGCGCCGGCAACGGCGGAACTGCTGACGGGCTTGCCCTATTACAGTACGACGATCAAAGGTGAACTGGTCACGCCGACAGGCGCGGCGCTGGTTCGGACTTTGGCCGTTTACAGCGGGCCGCGGCCGAAAGAGTTTATTCATACCGCTATTGCTTACGGAGCCGGAACGAAGAATCTGGAAATACCGAATGTGCTGCGCGGCTTTGTCGGTGAATGCGGAGCGCTGAAACCGTAG